From Cyclopterus lumpus isolate fCycLum1 chromosome 4, fCycLum1.pri, whole genome shotgun sequence, a single genomic window includes:
- the LOC117730035 gene encoding zinc transporter ZIP3-like: MKILVAKLLGLLGLFGLVLAGVLVPVRLLLAADHDKAHRYRRSLSLCNSFGGGVFLATCFNTLLPAIRDKVADVFQQLKISSDYPLAETMMMLGFFLTVFVEQTILTFRKEKPSFIDLETFNAGGSEAGSDSEYDTPFISSARDSPRDTGGQRAQRAHVQNHGHFSPAELVGAGPLRLASLVLALSAHSVFEGLALGLQEDGAKLGSLFLGVAVHETLAGVALGVSVAKASLGMKDAAKMGVTVSLMIPVGIVVGMAIESTRTLAGSVVSVVLQGLAAGTFLFITFFEILSRELDDKRDRLLKVLFLILGYTVLAVLVFIKW; the protein is encoded by the exons ATGAAGATCCTGGTGGCCAAGCTGCTTGGCCTGCTGGGCTTGTTCGGCCTCGTGCTGGCGGGTGTACTGGTGCCGGTGCGCCTCTTGCTGGCCGCCGACCACGACAAAGCACACAGATACAGGagatctctgtctctgtgtaacTCCTTCGGAGGAGGCGTGTTCCTGGCAACATGCTTCAACACTTTGCTGCCAGCCATCAGAGAcaag GTGGCCGACGTGTTCCAGCAGCTGAAGATCAGCAGCGACTATCCACTGGCAGAGACGATGATGATGCTTGGCTTCTTCCTCACCGTGTTCGTGGAGCAGACCATTCTCACTTTCAGGAAGGAGAAGCCGTCTTTCATCGACCTGGAGACGTTTAACGCCGGCGGCTCTGAGGCTGGAAGTGACTCGGAGTACGACACACCTTTCATTTCCTCTGCGCGGGACTCACCGAGAGACACCGGCGGTCAACGCGCTCAACGCGCCCACGTACAAAATCACGGACACTTCAGCCCCGCCGAGCTGGTGGGAGCGGGGCCTCTGCGGCTGGCCAGCCTGGTCCTGGCTCTGTCGGCTCACTCCGTGTTCGAGGGCCTGGCGCTTGGCCTGCAGGAGGACGGAGCCAAGTTGGGCAGCCTCTTTCTGGGAGTGGCCGTGCACGAGACGTTGGCCGGCGTGGCGCTCGGCGTGAGCGTGGCCAAGGCGTCGCTCGGCATGAAGGACGCCGCCAAGATGGGCGTCACGGTCAGCCTAATGATCCCGGTGGGGATAGTGGTGGGGATGGCCATCGAGTCGACTCGGACGCTGGCGGGCAGCGTGGTGTCAGTGGTGCTGCAGGGACTCGCGGCCGGCACCTTCCTGTTCATCACCTTCTTTGAGATTCTGTCCCGAGAGCTGGACGACAAACGGGACCGCCTGTTAAAAGTGCTCTTCCTCATCCTTGGCTACACGGTGCTCGCCGTTCTCGTCTTCATCAAGTGGTGA